Proteins encoded in a region of the Candidatus Omnitrophota bacterium genome:
- the trpS gene encoding tryptophan--tRNA ligase has translation MNKKTIFSGMRPTGKLHLGHLVGALQNWTELQREYKCIFGIVDWHALMGEYENSESIKDNILDMAIDWLSCGIDPKESTIFVQSDVPEHLELYMFFSCFTPLGWLERNPTYKEQLREIKTRDLHTYAFLGYPVLQAADILLYKAQAVPIGEDQLPHIELTREISRRFNYLYKSDIFEDCKAILTKTPRLLGLDGRKMSKSYDNTINLSDSKEVVEKKVNTMFTDPKRLRLNDPGHPDVCNVFSYYSVFSPDKRQDVCAWCTKAEKGCTECKKILSQEILKVLAPIQEKRAIFLKDKDRVRDILCEGAKNARVIAQKTIAEVKDKVFGKL, from the coding sequence ATGAATAAAAAAACAATTTTTAGTGGGATGCGTCCAACTGGAAAGCTTCATTTGGGACATTTAGTTGGAGCATTGCAAAATTGGACTGAGTTACAAAGAGAATATAAATGTATTTTCGGCATTGTTGATTGGCATGCATTGATGGGTGAGTACGAGAACAGTGAATCAATTAAGGATAATATTTTGGATATGGCGATTGATTGGCTGTCTTGTGGAATTGATCCTAAGGAATCAACAATTTTTGTTCAGTCGGACGTTCCTGAGCATCTTGAGCTTTATATGTTTTTTTCTTGCTTTACTCCTTTGGGTTGGCTTGAGCGAAATCCAACATATAAAGAGCAATTGCGTGAGATTAAAACACGAGATCTTCATACGTATGCTTTTTTAGGGTATCCGGTTTTGCAAGCGGCTGATATTTTGCTTTATAAAGCGCAAGCTGTTCCGATCGGAGAAGATCAGTTGCCGCACATTGAGTTAACAAGAGAAATTTCTCGTCGATTTAATTATCTTTATAAATCAGATATTTTTGAGGATTGTAAAGCTATTTTGACAAAAACGCCACGATTGCTGGGTCTTGATGGCCGAAAGATGAGTAAAAGTTATGACAATACAATTAATCTTTCAGACTCTAAAGAAGTTGTTGAAAAGAAAGTAAACACAATGTTTACAGATCCGAAACGTCTTCGGTTAAATGATCCGGGACATCCAGACGTTTGTAATGTTTTTAGTTATTATTCTGTTTTTTCTCCAGACAAAAGACAAGATGTATGTGCTTGGTGCACAAAAGCAGAAAAAGGATGCACAGAATGCAAAAAGATTTTATCCCAAGAGATTCTTAAAGTACTTGCGCCTATTCAAGAGAAGAGAGCTATCTTTTTGAAAGATAAAGACAGGGTTCGAGATATTTTATGCGAGGGTGCTAAGAATGCGAGAGTGATCGCTCAGAAAACAATTGCTGAAGTTAAAGATAAGGTTTTTGGAAAATTATGA
- a CDS encoding segregation/condensation protein A codes for MSYRIKLEVFEGPLDLLLYLIKKDELNIYDIPIAQIADQYLGYLDMMQLLDLDVVGDFLVMAATLMQIKSKMLLPPDPVEEQAEQEDPRDELVRRLLEYKKFKEAAETLNQKALVRQDFFPRTVDEEKVKELKEDATEIYFEANLFDLISAFSNALKGIPKNVFYEVIKEEFTVEQKIHDILHLFLDKTNIFLNDLFGKARSKDEIIVTFMAILELIRLREVVAMQKGIFGEIEVMRNRENLAPSDENGDQHEEQEVEPQESVQDLQENQSQEDSCQMNEEN; via the coding sequence ATGAGTTATCGTATAAAATTAGAAGTTTTTGAAGGCCCTCTTGATCTTTTGCTTTATTTGATCAAGAAAGATGAGCTCAATATTTATGATATTCCAATTGCTCAAATAGCTGATCAGTATTTAGGGTATCTTGATATGATGCAGCTTTTAGATTTAGATGTGGTTGGCGATTTTCTCGTTATGGCAGCAACCTTAATGCAGATTAAATCTAAGATGCTTCTTCCTCCTGATCCAGTCGAGGAGCAGGCAGAGCAAGAAGATCCTCGTGATGAGCTTGTACGTCGTTTACTCGAATATAAGAAATTTAAGGAAGCAGCTGAGACGTTGAATCAAAAAGCGTTGGTACGCCAAGATTTTTTTCCTCGTACTGTGGATGAAGAGAAAGTTAAAGAGCTTAAAGAGGATGCGACTGAGATTTATTTTGAAGCTAATTTATTTGATTTGATTTCCGCATTTTCTAATGCTCTTAAAGGTATTCCTAAGAATGTTTTTTATGAAGTCATCAAAGAAGAGTTTACCGTCGAGCAAAAGATCCATGATATTCTCCATTTGTTTTTAGATAAAACAAATATTTTCTTAAATGATTTATTTGGCAAGGCGAGAAGCAAAGATGAGATCATTGTTACATTTATGGCTATTTTAGAGCTGATCCGTTTAAGAGAAGTGGTTGCAATGCAAAAAGGTATTTTTGGTGAGATTGAGGTTATGCGCAATCGGGAAAATTTAGCTCCATCCGATGAGAATGGGGATCAACATGAAGAGCAAGAGGTTGAGCCGCAAGAAAGTGTTCAAGATTTGCAAGAAAATCAAAGTCAGGAAGATTCATGTCAGATGAACGAAGAAAATTAG
- a CDS encoding SpoIID/LytB domain-containing protein, whose product MIKKFLTLFFIVSLCLGCSIRSQLILDDLVPNQIVRVAVLEQAKEFSLNVKGPFSIFDFSKNLVLRQDQSFHPSIVFVKDAGIQIGNDYYDSRYLRITPYYDASIYIDGLRFRGRVDIVRNNDDLLTVVNVISLEKYIKGVLYREISDRWPLEAIKAQAVAARTYAVYIKERNKKQIYDLRSDIYSQVYGGKSAERYRTNLAVDRTKGLILRYDGEVLPAYYHATCAGKTENVKELWDHDIVPLRGVTCKFCRKSPHYFWKKNIQLKDIQDKLNLNGYNLWLIQEIQVVDRNQSGRINKLKIITRDNKEVIISGKDFRQIVGPNLIKSNNYIIDMQGYYVNFIGKGWGHGVGLCQWGANFMARNFYQFDEILHYYYPGSNIVEYK is encoded by the coding sequence ATGATAAAAAAATTTCTCACACTCTTTTTTATTGTATCTCTGTGCTTAGGGTGCAGCATTCGCAGTCAGCTGATTTTAGATGATTTGGTTCCAAATCAGATTGTCCGTGTGGCTGTCTTAGAACAGGCAAAAGAATTCTCCCTGAACGTCAAAGGGCCTTTCAGCATTTTTGATTTTTCTAAGAATTTAGTTTTAAGGCAGGATCAATCTTTTCACCCATCAATTGTTTTTGTGAAAGATGCCGGAATTCAGATTGGGAATGATTATTATGATTCTCGTTATTTGCGGATTACGCCCTATTACGATGCGAGCATTTATATTGATGGATTGCGCTTTAGAGGTCGTGTTGATATTGTGCGAAACAACGATGACCTTTTAACTGTTGTTAATGTTATTAGTTTAGAAAAATATATTAAAGGTGTTTTGTATCGAGAAATTTCTGATCGTTGGCCTCTAGAGGCGATTAAGGCACAGGCTGTGGCTGCAAGAACTTATGCTGTTTATATAAAAGAAAGAAATAAAAAACAGATCTATGACCTTAGAAGTGATATTTATTCTCAGGTTTATGGCGGGAAGAGCGCAGAGCGATATCGAACAAATTTAGCTGTTGATCGCACAAAAGGATTGATTTTAAGATATGATGGCGAAGTTCTACCAGCATATTATCATGCAACATGCGCAGGCAAGACAGAAAACGTCAAAGAATTATGGGATCATGATATTGTTCCGTTGAGAGGGGTGACTTGCAAATTTTGTAGGAAATCGCCTCATTATTTTTGGAAGAAAAATATTCAGCTTAAAGATATTCAGGATAAGCTTAATTTAAATGGATATAATTTATGGCTTATTCAGGAGATTCAAGTTGTTGATCGAAACCAGAGTGGGCGTATCAATAAGCTAAAGATTATCACGCGTGATAATAAAGAAGTTATTATCTCCGGGAAAGATTTTCGTCAAATTGTTGGACCAAACTTAATTAAAAGTAATAATTATATTATAGATATGCAGGGATACTATGTTAACTTTATCGGAAAAGGATGGGGTCATGGTGTCGGGCTTTGCCAGTGGGGCGCAAATTTTATGGCTCGTAATTTCTATCAGTTTGATGAAATTCTTCATTATTATTATCCTGGTTCCAATATTGTTGAGTATAAATAA
- the ruvB gene encoding Holliday junction branch migration DNA helicase RuvB yields MSDERRKLVLNSETEEDAVVSLSLRPSKLDDFVGQKDLVESLRVSIQAARQRAEPVEHMLFSGPPGLGKTSLSYIIAHEMNSRITVTSGPAIDRAGDFIGILTNLEEGDILFIDEIHRLSKAVEEFLYPAMENFQIDFIVDKGPYAKTIKFNLKPFTLIGATTRSGLLASPLRDRFGIFHHLDFYAIDDLSQIIINSAKKLSLQIDLNASLEIARRSRGTPRIANRLLRRVRDYAQVKTDSGRINLDIVQKAMATLGIDQEGLDDKDRNLLNVISAHYSGGPAGVEAIAATLNEEVDTIVDVVEPFLLKKGFLKRTQRGRELTEKAFKHLGSFSSQRSDQKQLF; encoded by the coding sequence ATGTCAGATGAACGAAGAAAATTAGTTCTTAATAGTGAGACAGAAGAGGATGCTGTTGTTAGTTTATCTCTTAGGCCTTCGAAGCTTGATGATTTTGTTGGGCAGAAAGATTTAGTCGAAAGCCTTCGTGTTTCGATTCAAGCAGCAAGGCAAAGAGCAGAACCTGTTGAGCATATGCTTTTTTCTGGGCCTCCAGGATTAGGCAAAACATCTCTTTCGTATATTATTGCCCATGAAATGAATTCACGGATTACTGTAACGTCTGGCCCTGCCATTGATCGCGCCGGTGATTTTATTGGAATTTTGACAAATCTTGAAGAAGGGGATATCCTTTTTATTGATGAAATTCATCGTCTTTCAAAAGCGGTTGAAGAATTTTTGTATCCGGCAATGGAGAATTTTCAGATTGATTTTATTGTTGATAAAGGGCCGTATGCTAAGACGATCAAGTTTAATCTTAAACCATTTACGCTTATTGGCGCAACGACACGTAGTGGGCTTTTGGCATCACCTTTGCGAGATCGATTTGGTATATTTCATCATTTGGACTTTTATGCAATAGACGATTTATCTCAAATCATAATTAATTCAGCAAAGAAGTTAAGTCTTCAAATTGATTTGAATGCTTCTTTAGAAATTGCAAGGCGATCCCGTGGAACTCCTCGTATCGCCAATCGGCTTTTACGCCGAGTTCGTGATTATGCACAAGTTAAAACAGATTCAGGACGGATTAATCTTGATATTGTTCAAAAGGCGATGGCAACATTAGGCATTGATCAAGAAGGGCTAGATGACAAAGATCGAAACCTCTTAAATGTTATTTCAGCACACTACAGTGGAGGGCCAGCAGGCGTCGAGGCAATTGCGGCAACTTTAAATGAAGAAGTTGATACGATTGTTGATGTGGTTGAGCCGTTTTTGCTTAAAAAAGGATTTTTAAAGCGAACACAAAGAGGGCGCGAGCTTACCGAAAAGGCGTTTAAGCATTTAGGGTCTTTTTCCTCTCAGAGAAGCGACCAAAAACAATTATTTTAG